In the genome of Magnetococcales bacterium, the window CCTGACGCATCAAGGTCCAGATAGGAAGTCAGCCATGCAAATATCGATACTGTTTGTTGATGATGAACAGAAAGTTCTTGATGAATTGATTCAAGGATACAGCTCGCCCGTTTATTCTGTTTATCATGCGACTTCTGCACAACAAGCTATTGACATTTTAAATTTCCATCCAATTGATATTCTTGTTACAGACTTTCAAATGCCCATCATGAACGGATTGGAATTGGTAAAATTGGCATCGAAAAGACAAAAATCATTACATATAATATTCATGATAGAACAAGATCAACGCTCTGTTGCTGTTCAGGCAATTTATCACCATCCCGTAACAATTATCCATAAACCCGTTCATTATGATGAATTACGAGTATTCATCGAACATTGCACTGATCTGAAAAAAACAAAGGAAGAGTTGCATCAACAAAAAGATTTACTGACGATTGAAGCAACAACCCGTGAGCAAATCGAGAAGAATGCGGATCGTGCCCTGACAGCCAGGATTGCCATCAGTGCCCTTCTGGAGACCAGCCTGGAGTCGCTCACACTGGAAAAACAGGTCGCCGTGATCCTGGAAATCATCCTGACCATCCCCTGGTTTTCCACGCTGCACAAAGGGGTGCTGTTTTTTATCGATGAAAACAATGAACATCTGGAAATGATCGGTCAAAAAGATCTGTCGGCAGGCGAAGCCGCCCTGTGCGCCCGGGTGCCGCTGGGACACTGCCTGTGTGGCAAGGCTGGCAAACAACGCGATATCATTTTCGTCAACCAGATTGACCAGGATCATGTCAATTGTTTCGATGGCATGCAACCCCATGGCCATTATTGTGTTCCCATTATCAACTCGGATCGTCTTTTGGGAGTTTTGTGCATCTTCCTGACCCCGGGACATCAACGCAAACTCGATGAGGATGCCCTGATGGGCTCCATCGGCAACACCCTCTCCCTCATCCTCAAGCACCGACAAACAGAAATCGTCCTGAGAAAAGCGGAGGAGAGACTCCGCTTCATGGCCTACCACGACTCCCTGACCGGCCTGTACAACCGCCAATATTTTGATGTCATATTCAACAAATTATTCATTACGTTGCAAAACACCAAACGACGCCACAACGAACTTCGCCCCAAGGGGGCCTTCCTGGCCATCCTGGATATCGACTTTTTCAAAAAGGTCAACGATACCTACGGCCATCTCATCGGTGATGAGGTGTTGGTCCTTTTTGCCCGCGTCATGGTCGAATGTTTCCGAGACAAGGATGCCTCTTTCCGCTTTGGGGGAGAGGAGTTTGTCGTCCTTCTCAACGATGTCTCCCCGGAAGAGGCGGAATCAGCCTTGAACCGTTTTCGCAAAATGATCGAAGCCTATTCCTTTCCACAGGTTGGCAAGGTCACCGTCAGCATTGGCGCCATACAAATTCCGGAGAAAGAACTCTCCAACACCCTCATCGAAAAAGCCGACAAGGCGCTCTATTTTTCCAAAAAAAATGGCCGCAACCAGGTCAACCTCTACCATGACCTGATCGCCTCGGGCCTTCTGGAAGATGTCAGCCATGACTCCAAGGAGGTTGATCTCTGGTGATCAAGCGAGGTAACTATTCTCCACCCGGTAACGCATCGGGGTCCAGGGGGCTGGCTCCATAGTTACCAATCTTTTTCTGGTGGGTGATGAACGAATACCGACATGAGAGAAAGGGTTTATGTGGGCCATCCTGGAAGGGCAGGTCATCCATGAGCAATACCACCTGAAAAAGCTGCTGGGCAGCGGCGGTTATGGTGGCGTGTTTCTGGCTGACGAGGTGATCTGCGGTCATCTGGTACGCCGGGTTGCCGTCAAATTGTTGCTTCTGGATCAACATCATGCGGATCGGCAACTCCGCGAATTGATGGCATCCAGCTTTGATCACCCCAATCTGGTGCGTTATCTGACCCATGGCATTTGCCACGTTCACCAGGACAACATGATCTTTCTGGTCATGGACGTGGCCGAGGAGCGCCTGGACACCCTGTTGGACCAGGGTCCACTGGAACCTTCAATCGTCCTGGAACTGGCTCGGGATCTGGCAGCCAGTCTGGCCTACCTGCATGGCCGACCAGAACAATTTGTGCATCGGGACATCAAGCCAAGCAATGTATTGCGTTTATCCGGGCGCTGGAAGCTGGCTGACTTTGGCCTCCTGCGGGCCAGTGGCAGGCAGACACTCCACACCGACAATCTGGTGGGGACCGCGGAGTATTCCCCCCCGGAGTCCTACGCTGGCGTGATCACCCCGGCCTGGGACATGTGGTCGCTGGGCATTCTCCTGGCGGAGTGCCTGCTGGGTCAGGTGCCCTTGCACGCCTCCACACCACTGGCACTCATGCAGGAGGTGACCAATCGGCACAAACCGGTTACCTTGCCACAGTTTCCAGCCCCCCTGGACATGATCATCAGGGGGTGCCTGGAAAAAGAGCGGAAAAAACGTTGGTCAGCAGTACGGGTACGGGAGACCCTCGATGGTCGCGGGAGCGGGAAACAAACCTCACCCTTGCTGAAATCATCCCCAGGCATCCAGACCACCCCTGCCTTGCCGGTCCTGCCCGAAGGTGACAAGAGCTGGCATTGCCCGGTAACCGGGATGGCCTTTCTCCTGCTCCCCGGAGGGACATTCCCGATGGGGAGCCCTCCCGACCAGGGGGAGTCCGATGAAAGACCCC includes:
- a CDS encoding diguanylate cyclase, whose protein sequence is MQISILFVDDEQKVLDELIQGYSSPVYSVYHATSAQQAIDILNFHPIDILVTDFQMPIMNGLELVKLASKRQKSLHIIFMIEQDQRSVAVQAIYHHPVTIIHKPVHYDELRVFIEHCTDLKKTKEELHQQKDLLTIEATTREQIEKNADRALTARIAISALLETSLESLTLEKQVAVILEIILTIPWFSTLHKGVLFFIDENNEHLEMIGQKDLSAGEAALCARVPLGHCLCGKAGKQRDIIFVNQIDQDHVNCFDGMQPHGHYCVPIINSDRLLGVLCIFLTPGHQRKLDEDALMGSIGNTLSLILKHRQTEIVLRKAEERLRFMAYHDSLTGLYNRQYFDVIFNKLFITLQNTKRRHNELRPKGAFLAILDIDFFKKVNDTYGHLIGDEVLVLFARVMVECFRDKDASFRFGGEEFVVLLNDVSPEEAESALNRFRKMIEAYSFPQVGKVTVSIGAIQIPEKELSNTLIEKADKALYFSKKNGRNQVNLYHDLIASGLLEDVSHDSKEVDLW
- a CDS encoding SUMF1/EgtB/PvdO family nonheme iron enzyme, whose translation is MWAILEGQVIHEQYHLKKLLGSGGYGGVFLADEVICGHLVRRVAVKLLLLDQHHADRQLRELMASSFDHPNLVRYLTHGICHVHQDNMIFLVMDVAEERLDTLLDQGPLEPSIVLELARDLAASLAYLHGRPEQFVHRDIKPSNVLRLSGRWKLADFGLLRASGRQTLHTDNLVGTAEYSPPESYAGVITPAWDMWSLGILLAECLLGQVPLHASTPLALMQEVTNRHKPVTLPQFPAPLDMIIRGCLEKERKKRWSAVRVRETLDGRGSGKQTSPLLKSSPGIQTTPALPVLPEGDKSWHCPVTGMAFLLLPGGTFPMGSPPDQGESDERPLHQVRLSPFWLGKYPVTQGEWIRVMANNPAKFMQADRHPVEWVSWHEVQEFIQKLNLLTRESYRLPTEAEWEYACRSGGREDLRTNPADVEQMAWCASNSGGSTCPVGQKAPNGFGLYDMIGNVWEWVADWYDPSYYSRSPRDNPQGPPHGSLRVYRGGSWYDLPTGMRVSTRQAADPGERNIILGFRLARQDR